One Microvirga thermotolerans DNA window includes the following coding sequences:
- a CDS encoding M20 aminoacylase family protein — protein MPIINRIADLADEVATWRRDFHENPELLFDVHRTAGIVADKLRAFGCDEVVTGIGRTGVVGVIRGRTNASGKVIGLRADMDALPIEEATDLPYKSKVPGKMHACGHDGHTAMLLGAAKYLAETRNFDGTAVMIFQPAEEGGGGGDAMVKDGLMERFGVQEVYGMHNMPGLPVGHFAIRPGPIMAAADRFSVTIEGKGAHAARPHDGIDTILVASHVVTALQSIAARNVDPLESVVVSVCAIKAGETFNVIPQTAELLGTVRTLSPAVQDLAESRIRAIVDSVCAAFGAKATVTYWRGYPVTVNDPEKTSFVVNVAKEIAGESAVDAAVPPMMGSEDFSFMLNQRPGAYIFVGNGDTAGLHHPAYNFDDEAAPYGVSLWAKIVEAGMPAR, from the coding sequence ATGCCGATCATCAACCGAATCGCCGATCTCGCCGACGAAGTCGCCACGTGGCGCAGGGATTTTCACGAGAACCCGGAACTTCTCTTCGACGTGCACCGCACGGCGGGAATCGTCGCCGATAAGCTGAGGGCCTTCGGCTGCGACGAGGTGGTGACGGGGATCGGCCGGACGGGCGTGGTCGGCGTCATCAGGGGCCGCACCAACGCCTCTGGCAAGGTGATCGGCCTGCGCGCCGACATGGACGCGCTGCCGATCGAGGAGGCGACCGACCTTCCCTACAAGTCGAAGGTGCCGGGCAAGATGCATGCCTGCGGGCACGACGGCCACACCGCCATGCTGCTCGGCGCGGCGAAGTATCTCGCCGAGACCCGCAATTTCGACGGCACCGCCGTCATGATCTTCCAGCCCGCGGAGGAAGGCGGCGGCGGCGGGGACGCCATGGTGAAGGACGGCCTCATGGAGCGCTTCGGCGTGCAGGAGGTCTACGGCATGCACAACATGCCGGGCCTGCCCGTCGGCCACTTCGCGATCCGCCCCGGCCCGATCATGGCCGCGGCCGACCGGTTCAGCGTCACCATCGAGGGCAAGGGCGCCCACGCGGCGCGGCCCCACGACGGCATCGACACGATCCTCGTGGCGAGCCACGTGGTGACGGCGCTGCAGTCCATCGCCGCGCGCAACGTCGACCCGCTGGAATCGGTGGTGGTCTCGGTCTGCGCCATCAAGGCGGGCGAGACCTTCAACGTCATTCCGCAGACGGCGGAACTTCTCGGCACGGTCCGTACCCTCTCCCCGGCAGTGCAGGATCTTGCGGAGAGCCGTATCCGCGCCATCGTCGACAGCGTCTGCGCCGCCTTCGGCGCCAAGGCGACGGTGACCTACTGGCGCGGCTATCCCGTCACCGTCAACGACCCGGAGAAGACCTCCTTCGTCGTGAACGTGGCCAAGGAGATCGCGGGCGAGAGCGCGGTCGACGCGGCGGTTCCGCCGATGATGGGCTCGGAGGATTTCTCCTTCATGCTGAACCAGCGCCCGGGCGCCTACATCTTCGTCGGCAACGGCGACACCGCGGGGCTGCACCATCCGGCCTACAATTTCGACGACGAGGCGGCCCCCTACGGCGTGTCCCTCTGGGCCAAGATCGTCGAAGCCGGCATGCCCGCCCGCTGA
- a CDS encoding peptide ABC transporter permease, which translates to MARPPSLTADPSADAAAMLRRVGFALLLFAIPVAAVLTRRAVVVLAPLAVVLLVLAALIDGGTRAPGERLRSILASPAGLAGLVLLAWTTLSLIWTPFTAEASERLFNIAGMALLGLAGYLALPDRMRSANLYLLPVGVGLTALLGMLIAVRGDFGFDPDGQSLERGMIVLALLVWPAVAWLHSRGRSLEALLLAVVVALAALVAEEPLPIQCLAVGAVAFAVTAVSTRVGTRVTALAMAGLLLLAPLLPFLLKPLAAAFTGAASPAAASLAVWRNVVRGDPLRLITGHGLETALRGRFFGLLPVDAPYTVLFEIWYELGLVGAAAGAIMLYACAMKSGEQRPILEPGIMATFATAYAFGCFGIGTAQVWWFTALVVVVLIFVAIERGQFRTKRPKAVLHRTR; encoded by the coding sequence ATGGCCCGTCCGCCCAGCCTTACGGCCGACCCATCCGCCGACGCCGCCGCGATGCTGCGCCGGGTCGGGTTCGCGCTCCTTCTCTTCGCGATCCCCGTCGCCGCGGTCCTCACCCGCCGCGCGGTGGTGGTCCTCGCTCCCCTGGCGGTCGTCCTCCTCGTGCTCGCCGCCCTCATCGACGGCGGCACCCGCGCTCCCGGGGAGAGGCTCCGCTCCATCCTTGCATCGCCGGCAGGCCTCGCAGGCCTCGTCCTGCTGGCCTGGACGACCCTGTCGCTGATCTGGACGCCCTTCACGGCGGAGGCCTCCGAGCGCCTCTTCAACATCGCCGGCATGGCGCTTCTGGGCCTTGCCGGCTATCTGGCCCTGCCGGACCGCATGCGTTCGGCGAACCTCTACCTCCTGCCCGTGGGCGTGGGCCTCACGGCGTTACTCGGCATGCTCATCGCCGTTCGGGGCGATTTCGGCTTCGATCCGGACGGGCAGAGCCTCGAGCGCGGCATGATCGTCCTGGCCCTGCTGGTCTGGCCCGCGGTCGCCTGGCTCCACTCCCGCGGACGGAGCCTGGAAGCCCTGCTTCTGGCCGTCGTCGTCGCCCTTGCCGCTCTCGTCGCGGAGGAGCCCTTGCCTATCCAGTGCCTCGCCGTGGGGGCGGTCGCCTTCGCCGTCACCGCCGTCAGCACACGGGTGGGGACGCGCGTCACGGCCCTCGCCATGGCCGGCCTGCTGCTTCTCGCGCCGCTCCTGCCGTTCCTGCTGAAGCCCCTTGCCGCCGCCTTCACGGGCGCAGCCTCGCCCGCGGCGGCGAGCCTCGCGGTGTGGCGGAACGTGGTGCGCGGCGATCCTCTCCGGCTGATTACCGGCCACGGCCTCGAGACGGCGCTGCGCGGACGCTTTTTCGGCCTGCTGCCGGTGGATGCGCCCTACACGGTGCTGTTCGAGATCTGGTACGAACTCGGCCTCGTCGGCGCGGCGGCAGGCGCGATCATGCTATATGCCTGTGCCATGAAGTCCGGCGAGCAGCGCCCGATCCTGGAGCCCGGCATCATGGCGACCTTCGCGACGGCCTATGCGTTCGGCTGTTTCGGGATCGGCACGGCCCAGGTCTGGTGGTTCACAGCTCTCGTCGTGGTGGTGCTGATCTTCGTCGCCATCGAGCGCGGCCAGTTCCGCACGAAGCGGCCCAAGGCGGTCCTTCACCGCACCCGCTGA
- the mmsB gene encoding 3-hydroxyisobutyrate dehydrogenase, whose translation MTDIAFIGLGNMGGPMAANLVKAGHAVTGFDLSPASCDQARADGVSVASSAADAARGAEVVITMLPAGRHVLSVWTDILPSVKDGSLLIDCSTVDVESARRAHAMAREQERSILSLDAPVSGGVGGAKGATLTFMAGGPAEAFARAEPILSRMGKKVVHCGEAGAGQAAKICNNMILGISMIGVAEAFVLAEKLGLSHQALFDVASTSSGQCWSLTTYCPVPGPVPTSPANNGYRPGFAAALMLKDLRLAQEAALASGATTPLGAEAAQLYALFNNAGHEGDDFSGIINFIRGQAR comes from the coding sequence ATGACCGACATCGCCTTCATCGGCCTGGGCAACATGGGCGGGCCGATGGCCGCCAATCTCGTCAAGGCCGGTCACGCCGTCACCGGCTTCGACCTCTCGCCCGCCTCCTGCGACCAGGCGCGGGCGGACGGCGTGAGCGTCGCCAGCTCCGCCGCCGATGCGGCGCGCGGCGCGGAGGTCGTGATCACCATGCTGCCGGCGGGCAGGCACGTGCTCTCGGTCTGGACCGACATCCTTCCCTCCGTGAAGGACGGCTCCCTGCTGATCGACTGCTCCACCGTCGACGTGGAAAGCGCGCGCAGGGCGCATGCCATGGCCCGCGAGCAGGAGCGCAGCATCCTGAGCCTCGACGCGCCGGTCTCGGGCGGCGTCGGCGGAGCCAAGGGGGCGACCCTGACCTTCATGGCGGGCGGCCCAGCGGAGGCCTTCGCACGGGCCGAGCCGATTCTCTCCCGCATGGGCAAGAAGGTCGTCCATTGCGGCGAGGCGGGAGCGGGCCAGGCCGCCAAGATCTGCAACAACATGATCCTCGGCATCTCGATGATCGGGGTCGCGGAGGCCTTCGTGCTCGCCGAGAAGCTGGGACTCTCGCATCAGGCCCTGTTCGACGTGGCCTCCACCTCCTCCGGCCAGTGCTGGTCGCTCACCACCTACTGCCCGGTGCCCGGCCCGGTGCCGACCTCGCCCGCCAACAACGGTTACAGGCCAGGCTTCGCGGCGGCGCTGATGTTGAAGGACCTCAGGCTCGCTCAGGAAGCCGCGCTCGCCTCCGGCGCGACCACGCCCCTCGGCGCCGAGGCGGCGCAGCTCTATGCCCTGTTCAACAACGCGGGGCATGAGGGCGACGACTTCTCGGGCATCATCAACTTCATCCGGGGGCAGGCGCGCTGA
- a CDS encoding isobutyryl-CoA dehydrogenase has translation MTQFSLTDDQIAIRDMALAFAAERLAPHALEWDEKKHFPVDAMREAAALGMAAIYIRDDVGGSGMTRLDAALIFEALATGCPAVAAFLSIHNMATWMIDRYGTDEQRRRYVPRLATMELIASYCLTEPGSGSDAAALKTKAVRDGDHYVVNGVKQFISGAGTSDIYVTMVRTGEEGASGISTLVIEKDMPGVSFGAQEKKMGWNAQPTAAVIFEDVRVPVANRLSDEGMGFKIAMAGLDGGRLNIGACSLGGAQAALDKALAYAQDRKAFGKRIADMQALQFRFADMATELEAARTFLWRAAAALDAKALDATKLCAMAKRIATDTGFEVANQALQIHGGYGYLADYGIEKIVRDLRVHQILEGTNEIMRLIVARDLVGRGNR, from the coding sequence ATGACCCAGTTCTCCCTCACCGACGACCAGATCGCCATTCGCGACATGGCCCTCGCCTTCGCGGCGGAGAGGCTTGCGCCCCATGCCCTCGAATGGGACGAGAAGAAGCATTTTCCCGTCGACGCGATGCGCGAGGCGGCGGCGCTCGGCATGGCGGCGATCTATATCCGCGACGACGTGGGCGGGTCGGGCATGACGCGCCTCGACGCGGCTCTCATCTTCGAGGCCCTCGCCACGGGCTGCCCCGCCGTGGCGGCCTTTCTTTCGATCCACAACATGGCGACGTGGATGATCGACCGCTACGGCACGGACGAGCAGCGCCGGCGCTACGTTCCGCGCCTCGCCACCATGGAGCTGATCGCGAGCTACTGCCTCACGGAGCCGGGCTCCGGCTCCGACGCGGCGGCGCTGAAGACGAAGGCCGTGCGCGACGGCGACCACTACGTCGTCAACGGCGTCAAGCAGTTCATCTCCGGCGCCGGCACCTCCGACATCTACGTGACCATGGTGCGCACGGGGGAAGAGGGCGCCTCCGGCATCTCGACCCTCGTCATCGAGAAGGACATGCCGGGCGTCTCCTTCGGGGCCCAGGAGAAGAAGATGGGCTGGAACGCCCAGCCCACCGCCGCAGTGATCTTCGAGGACGTGCGGGTGCCGGTGGCCAACCGCCTCTCGGACGAGGGCATGGGCTTCAAGATCGCCATGGCCGGTCTCGACGGCGGACGCCTCAACATCGGCGCCTGCTCGCTGGGCGGCGCGCAGGCCGCCCTCGACAAGGCCCTCGCCTATGCCCAGGACCGCAAGGCCTTCGGCAAGCGCATCGCCGACATGCAGGCGCTCCAGTTCAGGTTCGCCGACATGGCGACCGAGCTGGAGGCGGCGCGCACCTTCCTGTGGCGGGCGGCCGCCGCCCTCGACGCGAAGGCGCTCGACGCCACCAAGCTCTGCGCCATGGCCAAGCGCATCGCCACCGATACCGGCTTCGAGGTCGCGAACCAGGCTCTCCAGATCCACGGCGGCTACGGCTACCTCGCGGATTACGGGATCGAGAAGATCGTGCGCGACCTGCGCGTCCACCAGATCCTCGAGGGCACCAACGAGATCATGCGGCTCATCGTGGCGCGCGATCTGGTGGGGCGCGGGAACCGCTGA
- a CDS encoding CoA-acylating methylmalonate-semialdehyde dehydrogenase — MREIGHFIGGKHVPGRSGRTADVFQPMTGDVIAKVALASKEELRQAVENAKAAQPAWAATNPQRRARVLMRFLELIAKETDALAELLAREHGKTISDAKGDIQRGVEVAEFCTGIPHLMKGEYTEGAGPGIDMYSIRQPLGVVAGITPFNFPAMIPLWKLAPAIACGNAFILKPSERDPGVPMRLAELMIEAGLPAGILNVVNGDKESVDGILDDPDIKAVGFVGSSAIAEYVYARAAANGKRAQCFGGAKNHMIIMPDADLDQAVDALIGAGYGSAGERCMAVSVAVPVGKSTADALMDKLIPRVESLKVGPSTDPSADFGPLVTKAHLDKVRSYVDLGVQEGAKLVVDGRNFTMQGYENGFYMGGCLFDEVRPDMRIYKEEIFGPVLSVVRARNYDEALRLPTEHEYGNGVAIYTRDGDAARDFAAKVNVGMVGINVPIPVPLAYYTFGGWKRSGFGDLNQHGPDAIRFYTKTKTVTSRWPSGIKEGAEFSIPTMK; from the coding sequence ATGCGCGAGATCGGACATTTCATCGGCGGCAAGCACGTTCCCGGCAGGTCCGGCCGCACGGCGGACGTTTTCCAGCCGATGACCGGGGACGTGATCGCCAAGGTCGCCCTCGCCTCCAAGGAGGAGCTTCGCCAGGCCGTGGAGAACGCCAAGGCCGCGCAGCCGGCCTGGGCCGCGACCAACCCGCAGCGCCGCGCCCGCGTGCTCATGCGCTTCCTCGAGCTGATCGCCAAGGAGACCGACGCCCTCGCCGAGCTGCTCGCCCGCGAGCACGGCAAGACCATTTCCGACGCCAAGGGCGACATCCAGCGCGGCGTCGAAGTCGCGGAGTTCTGCACCGGCATCCCGCACCTGATGAAGGGCGAGTACACCGAAGGGGCGGGTCCCGGGATCGACATGTATTCCATCCGCCAGCCGCTCGGCGTGGTGGCCGGCATCACCCCGTTCAACTTCCCGGCCATGATCCCGCTCTGGAAGCTGGCGCCGGCCATCGCCTGCGGCAACGCCTTCATCCTCAAGCCCTCCGAGCGCGATCCCGGCGTGCCCATGCGCCTCGCCGAGCTGATGATCGAAGCGGGCCTCCCGGCGGGCATCCTCAACGTGGTCAACGGCGACAAGGAATCCGTCGACGGCATCCTGGACGATCCCGACATCAAGGCGGTGGGCTTCGTGGGCTCCTCCGCCATTGCGGAATACGTCTATGCCCGTGCGGCGGCGAACGGAAAGCGCGCCCAGTGCTTCGGCGGCGCGAAGAACCACATGATCATCATGCCCGACGCCGACCTGGACCAGGCGGTGGACGCGCTGATCGGCGCGGGCTACGGCTCGGCCGGCGAGCGCTGCATGGCGGTGTCGGTGGCGGTGCCCGTGGGCAAGAGCACCGCCGACGCGCTGATGGACAAGCTGATCCCGCGGGTCGAGAGCCTGAAGGTCGGCCCCTCCACCGATCCCTCCGCCGACTTCGGCCCCCTCGTCACCAAGGCCCATCTGGACAAGGTGCGGTCTTACGTGGACCTCGGCGTGCAGGAAGGCGCCAAGCTCGTGGTGGACGGCCGCAACTTCACCATGCAGGGCTACGAGAACGGCTTCTACATGGGCGGCTGCCTGTTCGACGAGGTGCGCCCCGACATGCGCATCTACAAGGAGGAGATCTTCGGCCCGGTCCTCTCCGTGGTGCGCGCCAGGAACTACGACGAGGCACTGCGCCTGCCGACCGAGCACGAATACGGCAACGGCGTCGCGATCTACACCCGCGACGGCGACGCGGCCCGCGACTTCGCCGCCAAGGTCAACGTGGGCATGGTCGGCATCAACGTGCCGATCCCGGTGCCGCTGGCCTACTACACCTTCGGCGGCTGGAAGCGCTCCGGTTTCGGCGACCTCAACCAGCACGGCCCGGATGCGATCCGCTTCTACACCAAGACCAAGACGGTCACGTCCCGCTGGCCGTCCGGCATCAAGGAAGGCGCGGAATTCTCCATTCCGACGATGAAGTGA
- a CDS encoding LysR family transcriptional regulator, which translates to MSAFNWDDLRFFLAVARAGRLTAASRQLEADHTTVSRRIAALEGALKAKLFERSPQGYALTEQGERLLAKAESMESQALAVASEIGGSDFALSGTVRIGAPDGLGTYFLAPELGRFAERHPDLTLQLVALPRTFSLSKREADIAITLERPTEGRLVSRKLTDYRLSLYASEDYLARNGPVAELADLAGKTLVTYVPDLLYSPLLDYFSGLEKVTARRFECASVVAQMEAVRAGAGVGILHDYAVGRFPELRRILPDIAYSRTYWLVTHAEVRSLRRVEEVHAFILARVKANRGLFEGAPGLHAARETV; encoded by the coding sequence ATGAGCGCCTTCAACTGGGACGACCTGCGCTTCTTCCTCGCCGTCGCGCGGGCGGGCCGCCTCACGGCGGCCTCCCGCCAGCTCGAGGCGGATCATACCACCGTTTCCCGCCGCATCGCCGCGCTGGAAGGAGCGCTCAAGGCCAAGCTGTTCGAGCGCAGCCCCCAGGGCTATGCCCTTACCGAGCAGGGGGAGCGGCTGCTCGCCAAGGCCGAGAGCATGGAGAGCCAGGCGCTTGCCGTGGCGAGCGAGATCGGCGGCTCCGACTTCGCCCTGTCGGGCACGGTGCGGATCGGGGCGCCGGACGGCCTGGGCACTTACTTCCTCGCCCCCGAGCTCGGCCGTTTCGCGGAGCGGCATCCCGACCTCACCCTTCAGCTCGTGGCCCTGCCGCGCACCTTCTCCCTCTCGAAGCGCGAGGCCGACATCGCCATCACCCTCGAACGCCCGACGGAGGGCCGCCTGGTGTCCCGCAAGCTCACCGACTACCGGCTGAGCCTCTATGCCTCGGAAGACTACCTCGCCCGGAACGGCCCGGTGGCGGAGCTGGCCGATCTCGCCGGCAAGACCCTCGTCACCTATGTGCCGGATCTCCTCTACAGCCCGCTGCTCGACTATTTCTCGGGGCTGGAGAAGGTCACGGCCCGCCGGTTCGAATGCGCGAGCGTCGTGGCGCAGATGGAGGCGGTGCGGGCCGGGGCGGGGGTCGGGATCCTGCACGACTACGCCGTCGGGCGGTTCCCCGAGCTTCGCCGGATCCTGCCCGACATCGCCTATTCCCGCACCTACTGGCTCGTGACCCATGCCGAGGTGCGCAGCCTCCGGCGGGTCGAGGAGGTCCACGCCTTCATCCTGGCGCGGGTCAAGGCGAACCGCGGCCTTTTCGAAGGCGCTCCCGGGCTTCACGCCGCCCGCGAGACGGTCTAA
- the tal gene encoding transaldolase gives MPSKLEQLRSMTVVVADTGDLDAVRRLKPQDCTTNPTLLLKAVENPAYAAIVEEALAWGRSQGGSREGAVAAICDRLAVAFGAELARLVPGRVSTEVDADLSFDTAATVEKARAIVGAYKERGIGRERILIKIASTWEGIRAAEILQKEGIDCNLTLLFSQVQAQACAEAGVFLISPFVGRILDWHVKNGGGPYTGETDPGVLSVRRIYESYKAQGIPTVVMGASFRNIGEIEALAGCDRLTISPALLDELAKAEGELPRRLSPDGVARIPAPQRLDEKSFRFALNEDAMATEKLAEGIRSFVKDLRSLRTLVARRLDEAKAA, from the coding sequence ATGCCCTCCAAGCTCGAACAGCTGCGCAGCATGACCGTCGTCGTCGCCGATACGGGCGATCTCGACGCCGTGCGCCGCCTCAAGCCGCAGGACTGCACCACCAACCCGACCCTTCTCCTCAAGGCGGTCGAGAACCCGGCCTATGCCGCCATCGTCGAGGAGGCCCTGGCCTGGGGACGGTCCCAGGGCGGCTCCCGCGAAGGCGCGGTCGCGGCGATCTGCGACCGTCTCGCCGTCGCCTTCGGCGCGGAACTCGCCCGCCTCGTGCCGGGCCGCGTCTCCACCGAGGTCGACGCGGACCTTTCCTTCGACACGGCGGCGACGGTCGAGAAGGCCCGCGCGATCGTCGGGGCCTACAAGGAGCGCGGCATCGGCCGCGAGCGCATCCTGATCAAGATCGCCTCCACCTGGGAGGGAATCCGGGCCGCGGAAATCCTCCAGAAGGAGGGCATCGACTGCAACCTGACCCTCCTGTTCAGCCAGGTCCAGGCGCAGGCCTGCGCGGAGGCGGGCGTCTTCCTCATCTCGCCCTTCGTCGGCCGCATCCTCGACTGGCACGTGAAGAACGGCGGCGGCCCCTATACCGGCGAGACCGATCCCGGCGTGCTCTCCGTGCGCCGCATCTACGAGTCCTACAAGGCGCAAGGCATCCCCACCGTCGTCATGGGCGCATCCTTCCGCAACATCGGCGAGATCGAGGCCCTGGCCGGCTGCGACCGGCTCACCATTTCGCCTGCCCTCCTCGACGAGCTGGCGAAGGCCGAGGGAGAGCTGCCGCGCAGGCTCTCGCCGGACGGCGTGGCCCGCATCCCGGCCCCGCAGCGCCTCGACGAGAAGAGCTTCCGCTTCGCCCTCAACGAGGATGCGATGGCGACCGAGAAGCTGGCCGAGGGCATCCGCTCCTTCGTGAAGGACCTGCGCTCCCTGCGC